In Corallococcus macrosporus, the following are encoded in one genomic region:
- a CDS encoding iron-containing alcohol dehydrogenase, which produces MKHFDIPSEPRVTEMSWPTRIVFGAGALQRLPAHATRLNMKRPLLVTDAGVVKAGLATRVTDVLKAAGMDCAVFDRVEPNPTEKDVFAGLEAYRAHKADGIVALGGGSALDAGKLVQLLTTHEPPLSRYDDAKGGDQYVRDDLPPLIAIPTTAGTGSEVGRSGVVTLADTGRKTVIFSPYLLPKAAVIDPELTLGLPPSVTAATGMDALTHCIEAYVANGFHPLADAVAIDGVMRVGRSLVTAVKEGKDLAARTDMMVAAMEGAMAFQKGLGASHALAHALTPISNVPHGLANAIVLPAVMEFNRASSTARLARIAIALGDTSNAREEVLAANAIDRVRKLAAAVGIPTRLREAGVQEKDLEHIAEKAFQDASHQGNPRTVTQADLLAMAREAY; this is translated from the coding sequence ATGAAGCGCCCGCTGCTGGTGACGGACGCGGGCGTGGTGAAGGCGGGCCTCGCCACGCGCGTCACGGATGTGCTCAAGGCGGCGGGCATGGACTGCGCGGTGTTCGACCGCGTGGAGCCCAACCCCACGGAGAAGGACGTGTTCGCGGGCCTGGAGGCGTACCGCGCGCACAAGGCGGACGGCATCGTCGCCCTGGGCGGTGGCAGCGCGCTGGACGCGGGCAAGCTGGTGCAGTTGCTCACCACGCACGAGCCGCCGCTCAGCCGCTACGACGACGCGAAGGGCGGCGACCAGTACGTGCGCGACGACCTGCCGCCGCTCATCGCCATCCCGACGACGGCGGGCACGGGTTCGGAAGTGGGGCGCTCCGGCGTGGTGACGCTGGCGGACACGGGCCGCAAGACGGTCATCTTCAGCCCGTACCTGCTGCCCAAGGCGGCGGTCATCGACCCTGAATTGACGCTGGGCCTGCCCCCGTCCGTCACGGCGGCCACGGGCATGGACGCGCTCACCCACTGCATCGAGGCGTACGTCGCCAACGGCTTCCATCCGCTCGCGGACGCGGTGGCCATCGACGGCGTGATGCGCGTGGGGCGCTCGCTGGTGACGGCGGTGAAGGAGGGCAAGGACCTGGCGGCGCGCACCGACATGATGGTGGCCGCGATGGAGGGCGCCATGGCCTTCCAGAAGGGCCTGGGCGCGAGCCACGCGCTGGCGCACGCGCTCACGCCCATCTCCAACGTGCCGCACGGCCTGGCGAACGCCATCGTGTTGCCCGCGGTGATGGAGTTCAACCGCGCGTCGAGCACGGCGCGGCTGGCGCGCATCGCCATCGCGCTGGGGGACACGTCCAACGCGCGCGAGGAGGTGCTCGCCGCGAATGCCATCGACCGCGTGCGCAAGCTGGCGGCGGCCGTCGGGATTCCCACGCGGCTGCGCGAGGCGGGCGTGCAGGAGAAAGACCTGGAGCACATCGCGGAGAAGGCCTTCCAGGACGCGTCCCACCAGGGCAACCCGCGCACCGTCACGCAGGCGGACCTGCTGGCCATGGCGCGCGAGGCGTACTGA